The region gcctccaccacctcagccACAGCAGCAAGCTCAGGCAGCGCGAGATGTTAACACAGCCTCTCTGTGCCGTATTGGTCAGGAGACGGTCCAGGATATCGTCATCAGGACGATGGAAATCTTCCAGCTGCTCAGAAACATGCAGGTCTGTCTCACTCTGTCACCCTGTCACACTGAATTACACGGTTACTTTTAGATTCATTCATGTTCCATCCCTGCCTACGGGGCACATAAACCTGGATGAGCAATCATTTCTTATCAGAAGTGCCCGGAAAACACGAACGTCTTTTAAGAATGAGCAGTCACCTTAACCGTAACCTTTTTGATGCTGCACATTCATCCAGTCCACATTTACGGTAAATGTTATTGTTGAAAAATGAGAGCTGGATTTTATAGGCATGTGTGGGATGAAGATTAAACACGGCGCCGGTAAAAAGAGCCATTTCATTTATCTTGTTTAATGACACTGTTGAAAGAACAACCAGTTAATGCAGTTTTACAAAGGTAGCAGTGTATTAATTTAGGATTTTAGAACTACAAATTAAGGTTACATAGTCATTCTAATAAAAAGAACATCAGGGTGTGAGATTTTTCTTGGCTCTAAAATACCAGATGTCCTAAAGCTGTTTCTTCAGGTAATAGGCAGTTCTGTAATCCCTGCAACATTTTACAACTGAGATTTTTGTAAATAATGGATTTTTAAGGCTGTATAAAAGACTTCTTTAGAGCTTTTTAAAGAGCTGTAAAGAATTCACAACTACATAAAATATGTCTCCGGTAAGATTTTGTCTTATTGCACCAACTATGGTGTTTGCCACTTGAATGATAAATGTGGATCGCTACACTTTATTTAGTGCTCCcaaggtatcccacaatgcattgtaAAAGCTGCACAACCTCACTCCCTAACCAAGCAATATATCCCATCTTCCTTTGCTGTCGAGAGGCAAATATGCCGTTACTTTTCCATTACTAAACAAAGTATTAAGGGCAAAGCAGTGAATCAACAAGCAACCAGGGAGTGTTTTGAATTTACAGCTATGGCGCCTTAAAAATGTGTCAGTGATCAGTGAGTTCACTAAATAGTCCACTAACTCTGCTCCCTACACACTGAGGAGGTAACAGGGAACAAGTGTGTGCTTTCAGACACAGCTTCCATACATTTTTCTTTCCCTAAAGATAGggcgttgttttttttttaaacattcctGCTGCTCTAGAATGTTTAGGAATTTTGCACACAGTAAAAGTATTTTGTTGCATTCACATTTTACAACTTCAGGTTTTCTCTCTGAAATGGTTTCTGTTACTTTAATGTCTCAGCCTTTAAACATTTGGAGCAATTTATCGCTTCATGAAAAGCAGCTAGTTATTATTAGTGATTGTCGGAGTATCAGATCAGGTCAGAAATACTAATGAATTAACTTTCAGCTTCCTTTTCCACTCGAAGAGGCAAAGCAGTTTTCTTGAGTTTAAAATGGCATCAAAACTGGGGCTGAAGTCCTCCCTGAAGGCCGATGGCACATCCTCGTCCTGGTGACCGTCCTTTAACCCCATAACTTATGAAAAGAACTTTGTTAATCTACCAAAAACACTCCCAGCACAAACATAAATTAAACTGCCCAGATGCATCATTTTTATGGATCCACACCAGCATGTAATTGGTTTTGTCCTGGCTCATTCCTCCCCTCCAGCGTCCTGGTGTCATTGAAACCCGTCCAGTATTTGTGCACGATCACGCTGAAGGCAAACAAGTTTTACACCCACTAAAgagtctttttttctctcaattGGAACTAACTACAACTGAAGGCCGTGGACGACAGATTCTAATCGCGAGTGACGCGGCCTAAAAGTCCTTTGCTCTTTAATGTGTAGTGTCTTCTTTGTTGCTTCTTAGCTTCCTAACGGGGTCACGTACCATCCAAACACCCACCAGGACAGGCTGGCTAAACTGCAGGAGCACCTTCGGATGCTTTCTGTGCTGTTCCGTAAGCTGCGCCTGGTTTATGACAAATGCAATGAGAACTGTGCTGGAATGGACCCGATACCTCCAGAGGTGAGACAATAGTGCATCGTGGAGCCTCCGGAACACCGTAGGTCACTATTGAAATCACTGCCCTCCTTATTGCAAGGTTGAAATCAGAACTTGTATGTTTGCCACAGCATTATCGTGATAATGTAATGTATTACATGTCTGTTACCGTATATACGACAGGGTTCGTGTGTTGTACAAGATTCCGTGAAGGAAATATGCAGTTGTGAAGTACATGTGGGGAGAGATTGATCAAAACAGACGTCACATCCTATAGATTTGGTGTTCCTTGTCTGAAGTGCTGAACTGCAAATATGTGAGGTTCATTTTCAAAGCTTTTTAAAGATTCTGCACTTTTTCCTCTAACACATAATAAGATTAATGAGCGCTGTGGTTCTGGGACTGGGGACGGATTTACGGGGGAAATAAATACACTGACCCAGTTCAGTCAGtgtgaaaatcaaatcaaatagaTTTACTGAACATAGAGTGCAAATATCCCTTGAATAGGATTTGATATACTTTACATATACTTCTCAAAGATACTCGTCCGATTGTCACAAAGTATGAAAGACAATAAGAAGACTGTAAATAAAAGTTGACGATGGAAACTTAAGcctggagaaaataaaattagaaaATTGAATGTTCCATCATTTTCTGAGCACTCCTGATATTATTGCTAACCACCGACACACACTCCACTTTCATATACACACTGTTGTGTGcctaaaagcacattttcataAATATCCATGTAATTAAGTGCATCAGTCCCCAATATATATTTTCCCAATTTCCTGGAACTTTTCCTAATCCCACAATTATTCTATTATTCTAGATGCAAGAGGAACGAGCATCACTCAGGGAACACTTGGCCATCAAATAGATAATGATGCCTTTATTAAAATAGTAGTCATATAAAAGCGAGTGGTGTGGTAACATTAAAGGAGACTAAAAATGATGATACCTGATATATTGTGTTTGCCCCGGATCATTTTTACTCGGCATTAATGGCTGGTAGAACTGTGCCCCCCCCTCATGCACACACTTCAAGGGCCGCTGACACAGACCGGCGTGGTTACCCCTGCGGGACTTTTATCTTACTTACTCCCTCTAGGTCCTTTTGTTGACTTGAAGCTGATTCATTGGTCTATTCAGGTGAGTCTCTAGAGCGTCTTTACCTCTGGTTATGGCCacaccttcaccttcagcagcagcagcacttgagCTAATCTGcacttcctctctgcctgcctgcaccgaagtgttaaaacacacatgcatgtggaGAAAATCACGCCCCACTGAATGAGGACAAGGTGATTCTTTTCATAGTCCAGACACATAAACATCGGCTCACTGAGCATGTCCTGTTGGAGGCTCCGTGCAGGGCTACAGCTGGGCCATCAGCCACTCTTTGATTGGATTTATGGCTGCGGCATTCCCTTCCCAATCTCTCTCCCCAGACTTTTGCTAAAGATAAAGGAGGATCCGGACTCAAACTAGAATATTTGGGGTTTACCATATGTGTATGCTACAGTTTGACCAATATATACTTATGCCTATCGATGATAAATGAAGAAACTCTTCTGTTCTTGTTGAGGTCAGGTGGAGGAATATTCCAGTTTAGCCTTGTAACAGAGCTGCACTAGTGGAATATTTAGGGTCAGAATCCATCTGCATGGTGAAGCACCATCATAGCATGTTTCTTAATGTGCAGTCACAGGCATCCATACACTTCCTATTAGCCGTCGCCCCACCTCATCAATCAATAAACACAGTTTTCATCTGTAAATTGTCCGACTTTCTTAACTTACTTGAGCTCCAGGCTAACGGCTGCAGAATTTCAAATCAGTACCCCAAAATCAGCACCAGCCGTTTTAACTCCTAAAACCTCCAAGTGCCTCCCAGAAGAGATCATCTGCATGAAAGCAGCTGTTGTTCTTCCACAGTCAAATCTGtgttggggttgtttttaagcCTAACTTTATTAACTTCTCTCTCCAGTTGCAACATTTTTGTCACCCCCTCCCCGATCAACCGGTCCACTGCCGACCGGGTTGTAGCTCCGCCCACCGTGTATGGCGACCGATCGCGTTCCCACGCAGCATTTATCATCTGTGAGTCTTCAGGTGTCTGGCAGCCAGTCACCAGCGCCAGTGGAATCAGTGATGAGGCGGCGTGACCTCATCACAGCCtaatcagcagcagagctgatgaACAGCTGGAGCAAATGCACACGTCAGCTtctgctgtcctcctccagctgttacGTGTTCcgccctgtctgtctgtctgtctgtctgtctgtctgtctgtctgtctgtctgtctgtctttgtctgtctgtctgtctgtctgtctgtctgtctgtctgtctgtctgtctgtctgtctgtctgtgtgtgtgtgtgtgtgtgtgtctgtgtgtgtgtgtgtgtctgtgtcctcaTTCCCTTCATGTCCCACgcattcttgttttttttccttttagtttttcccctttttttaaaaaaaaaacccccaaaaacctTTCTGCCCATTTTCCTTCAGTCTGCACAACCTGGAGAACTTTATTAGTCCATTCTTTTTTTGTCAGGCAGGAAACCACATCCATCTTTCTGTGGAAGAGAGAGGGCGAAtgacacacccacccacccacacacacacccacacacacacacacacacacacacaatgtggtTACGCGTGCACATGCATTTTTACTCCactctccatccatcttttcCACCCATACTTGGCAGATTTTGTTGCCTTTGGTACAAAACTGCCGACTTCCTCTAAAACCTGATCTGGTCTTGGCCTGAAATTTCTGACAAATACAGTTTTGGGACGATAGTGTGTAGTACATTACTTCTCTTTTCAAACTGTAACGCCAAATCGTGATTAGCTGAGTGGTTTGTTGTGCAGAGAaccttctgctgtgtttggggATCTGCTATTAAAGTCTTTGCTTGTTAATATTTCAGCTGGAACCTTCCTAGCAGTAAAACACCACACAATAACTTTCTCACTTTTAGCCAAATTCTATTAAATGTGAAGTCATATTTCTGTGAAATTACCCAACAAACTCCAGATGATTAAGAGGGTGAAGCACTGTATCATAACTAGTCATATATTTGTTTCTTCAGTGCGGAACATAATAGAGGGCATTTTCTCAAGTGCTGCATTTTTCATGTACCTGATTTTAATTTGATCCTATCCTACAGTTGTTTGACAACCTTATTACCAGTTTATAGATCACACATACTTGCCCATATGTATTTTGATTAGTATGTAGGGTCTTACGATAGTAATACCCAGTGTGACCACTAGGGTGCAGTAAGCAGCAACAATAACTGAAGGCTCTTGCACAACCTCAAATGTCAAATTGACAAAGCAAGGCACACGGGGCATTGTGGCAAAATGACTTAATTTTGCAGTCGGTttgcttttctctgcactctCTCCATACACAATAGAGATAATTGAGACTGAACAAAGATTTGTGGATTAGATTATGGTATGTAGTAGTATTAGAGGAGCTGGCCATTGATAGATAATCACTTAATTAAAACCACACCTTCTCTTGCTGACTGCAGTTGTTTTGTAGAGAACATTTTGTTTGACTAACACTGTTTTTGTCTTGCCTTTGTAACTTCCAGCAACTGATACCCTTTGTGGAGGAGGACGCCTCAAAGCATGAGGATCGCTCAGCTGCTCAGAGCCGCCCTaatgaggagaagagagaaataGTAGAGGTCAACAAGGTAATGTTTCCTGCTGTCTAAGTACAACTGGGTCCTGTTCACAGGTTCGGATCCCAGCTGGTGGCAATTCAATCAAAACCACTTATCAAAGATGATAAATATCATGTTATGCTTGAGCACCTATAATTCACTTCCTAGATCTTTAAAACATGTCACCATATCCACacatattaaaaaatatataataaaaccaaagagaaggaTGTAAAACCTGCAGATTTAGTTGTGGTGGATGTGGGACTGCACCAAGATTAGCTCTTGCGATGGTGATGGACAGGCTGGCAGATGAGGTTAGACAGCAATCTCCCTGGACTGTGATGTTTGCAGATAACATTGTGATCTGTAGTGAAAGCAGGGTgcaggtggagaggtggagctgtgccctggagaggagaggtatGAAGGTGAGTCCAAGCAAGACAGACAACATGTGTGTCAATGAGAAGGATCAGAGTGGAGCACTGAGGTTGGAGGGGGAAGAGAtaatggggaggggggtcatCAGTCCACAGTAACAAAGAGCGGTGAAGAAGTGTGTGAGCAGGAAGTGGTACGTTCAAGATTGAGTGCATAGAACCACCAGGGAGGAGACTTAGAGGGAGACCCATGACCAGATATATGGATGTAGTTGGAGAAGACATGTAGTTGGGCGGTGTGAGAGATGCAGAGGACAAAATATTTCCTTCATACACTTACGGATATGAGTTCATGCTCTTTGCATGCTTGAGGTGTTCCTGGTTTAActcctttttaaattaaatacaatCTTTCATTCagagcctgcacacacacacactaacacacacacacacacgtttctacACAAGCTCTTGTGGATGTTTTGCCCGGGTGTGTTTATATTGAAAGCTTTTGTTCTTTTGTGACAGAGaaaatattgtgtttattttcaccgATGCTTTTGAGTGAATGCTCTGGCccgtgtttctgctctttgtctgTGCATTATACTGGTTCTGCTCTGATTGTGCACGCAGAGGCATCTGAGTGTGCCGTAATGATAATGGTCCAAGGTCAGGAGTGTCAGCAATAGAGGTGGGAATTGGTTATTTCTAAGAGCGCCGCTGAGAGCACAGCTTCTCAATGTTCCCATCACACTGAAACATTGCTGTCAATCATGCATCCATTTGAGCGCTGCCCTGTCTGTACATGAAAATGTACAGATAAATGTTGTGGGTGTGTAAGAGCTGTCAAATGGTAAAACAAATAACCAGCTGCCAGATTAAGGGCGGCTGTGGATACAAGAAGAATAGCCTTTTGTGAGCCGTGACTCACCAAAAACGGCTTTCGGGGGATCGAGGGGATCAAGAGTCGCTGATTGACATAAGGCTGGAAAGGGTTGCAAAATGGTTTCAAAGACTTTAGAAACTCACCCAGCTACACTTAGAGAAAAATGTCTACAAATGGAGACACTTTGGGAGTGTGACTTATCTACCAAAAAGTGGGGTCACGCTGAAACAACCCTGAGTGACGGCCAAAGATTTGAACGCCTCTTAGGAGATCTGTGGCAGGACAACACGGAGAAGGCTGTCGCTTCCATAGCTGAAAAAGGACATAGCAAAGTTTGTGATAGAGAACTTTAAGTCTCCTTAGAGGTACTGGAAAAATGCTTTAGGGTTTGGTGAAACTAAGATGAGCCTATGTAAAAGGAACACAGAGCACAGCTATCATGTAAACATCATGCACGCTATGAAACAcagggggaggggagcaggaTTTGGTCCTGCATTGCTGCATCAGAAGCTGGCTAGTAACCATTGAGGGGAAGATAAATCACCAAGTCTTTGACCTCACCAACAGAGATGCTATGGAATAACCTGAAGAGAGCCAAACACCGTGGGATAAAAGTCTGATTATCCACTTTCATTGAGTGCTTCAGTCCAGTTTTCTAGTCAGAAATCCCAGGGTCACTTCTGTAGATCTGTAAGTTAGTGTCACGCTCACTCCTGGCACACAGCTTGATGTCCTCGTGTAAAGGCTGCTGGAGCCCGAGCGCACCGTAGTCACCCAAATAAAGGCAGCTGTATGTGCTGCATGTGCAGAGCTTGGCTGGATCCTGTCTCAGCCAGGTGTGAGGAGCAGAAAGTGAGGAGCAGAAATCTTCTCCCACAACAGTGGGAAGAGCTGACCGTGAGTGACCCGAGCTGTGGACAAATGTGATCCTAAAATTCATTGGGAGCTCCAGGCTGACCAATAAACGTTATTAACTTCAGtccttcatttattcatcagtCAGAACCACGTAACTCATCACCGCAATATTCTATGTGACCTTCTCGGAATGAAAGCgctgagaaaacacacataCGCGGCCTAATTGCACAAATGCACAATACCAGAATTTCTTTTATTCAAACTGGAAGGAACACCGTCACGAACAGCCCCCATTTATGCCTGAACACTCCTTTTTCAGCTACCTCGTTCACAACGCCCCACCACACATTAGCTGAGTGCCCCCTGGGGGGCAGTACCACCCAGTTTGGAATGTGTGGTCTAAATGATGGTACCATTGTGAATCTTTACTTTGTGTGTACAGCATATTTGTGCGCCCCTTATTCGCACACGCTGTCACCCTGCAATAGTGACGCTTTTAAAATGATTCCTATCATGATTAGGGAGGGTGTTACATAATTAAATGTCTAAACAGATTtgtaaagatgatgatgaaaaggaaaaatataaaTACTGGTAAAATGACCACATGATTATTAGTGTTGGAGAAAGCGAcgtgtgtgaaagagaggaCTGAAAGAGAAACAATCATGTGGCTAAATGCAAATTTAAAACACATCTAGTGAGTGCTATTATAGATATAATTGAATTTGTGCATCAGTAGGGAGTGCTAGACAGCTTCAAAAATTGATTAGGGAATAGAAGCATAGACGTGTGTGAGTTGTCAGTGTGAAGCTGTTTCCATTCAGACAGGCTGTTGGAGAGGAATAACAGACTGGTGAAATGTAGCTGTAGCAGAAATAAAGAGGGCGATTCTGTAACAGattaaagagggagagaaaagattGATGCATAAGTGGAAAGATAAGACCGGATATGCTTCAAAGTCACTTGCTGGTTTGTAATTGCTGTCCTCATATTCCTGTGATAAAAGAACTTTGccttttttcttgtctttgctGCTGTAAATAAGGAACAGGGCCGTGATGGGAGATGTGTGGAGGATAGCCTAGAATAGGATTCAGTTTTTTAACATGCTATTTTAAGTTGAGTAACCTTGGAATATCCTGGAACGCTTGTTAAGATTTGGCACAAGAGAGTGATCTGAAGAGGACATTTGAAGTGTCTGTTTCATGCTCAGAAGAGGCAATAATGAAGACATGTTGGCTCAGTCCTAAATGTCCATGCcgtcttttcccttttttaccCTTCTCCCGCCTCCTTCCCACTGTAGACTCCTTTGTAAATTGAAATATTCGCGTAGCAGCTGTGATGGAGCCTAATGGATGGTTCAATGCTCGCTATTAGAGCCACATTTCCTACATTTGGTGGATTTGTTTTAGCTGAGACAGCATCCATTCCAGCAGTATTTAAAAGTGTAAGTCGCTGTTATAAAGTCATACAACTAAAATCACGAAATCTCTCCGTATCCCAGCAAGTCAGAAATCTGAAGCTTCTAACCTAAGAACATTAGAACAAGTAGAAGCAGAGCAGTTGGGTGATTGGGGTGATTCGGCGAGGGCCAGATAAATGACATCTCTGTGGTGAAGTCTAGAAGCTTTATGGGAAGTCCTGGCCATGAGTGATAGCCCAGCTCTCCTTATCTGACCATTGGGGTAATTGCTGTTTGTCAGAGTCTGGCTGACGGATGGTGATGCAATCAGGCCGGTatcggctgggtagagagggtaGATACCGCGTTCATTACTCCGGCTGGTGTATTTACTAGGTTGGCTGTAATATGTTGGCATGTGCGTTTGAATTTAATTGCGTCTGAATGTGTCGGTGCAAAATGCCAGTGTGTCTATGTGCCACTCATTGCTCTTTGCGGTATTTTATCCGGTCTTGTAACGCTCCCCCTCATATGTGAGGTGAGTTACCTCGTGGCACAGTATATTAGATGTGTCACATTTACAGTCAGCAGTGGCTGAATAATTGTTGGGATGCTTCAGCTATATTGGGGCTGCCTTTGCTCCGCACATTAGTTCCTGGTCTTCGGTGATCCACGCGAACTACAGCCCTCATTCATACCCTGTATAACCCTCCACCCAGCACTCAATCCTGGACCTTGCTGTTCTCTTCTGTGTTTCTCTGCCCTCTCTTCCCACCCAGCTCACCCTTCTGGTGCAACCTGCCACCACTGTTTGCCCCGTGTTTGATTTAAGGGGCCTTGGAGAAATCTACCTTGTTATCACTTCTCTATATCTccttatttgggttttttttgctacTAGTTAGCACCTCTCCCACTCTGGTGTTGCCTCACTTGTCTAATACCCCATTAATGAGTGCATCAGTTTTCATATTCAAAtgagaaaaagacaaacataGAAGTAAGTggctgttttaaatgtttaacaaAAAGCTCTCTGCTTCCATATTTAACTCATCATTCCAAACTGGTGTGTGCGAGCTGCCAGCTTGATGTCTATAATTAATTTCTGTAGTACAAGTGCTCATTTTtatctgaagaggaagaaggtagTCTTGAGAGGCCTGAGGATGAACAGACACAACCTTGTAAGTGTAATAAGAAGGAAAGGGAGCCggagctctgctggcagatgCTCCTTCTGCTTGTGCCTCGTTTCCAGGTTTGTCAACAGAACTTCCTGCCCAAAGAGATTCACTCCTGCTTCCGTTTCTGTCtgatttcctcttcatcacttcctccctctgctcttcttccATCGCCGCTAGTCTCGCATTTAGGCTCTAAAATTAGTAAGCTGTGCCCAGCAGGTGTCTGTACCTGTGTCTTATTAGCAGGCTGGTAGAGGGTGTGTGGATGCTCTGggttttttcattgttttgctgGGGTCAGAAGTGGATCGTAGCTGCAGAGCCTCAGAGAAGCAACAGTGAACACAGTCTCCTGgtattttgttgcatttaatGTAAATCGTAACCCAGttatgttttattctgtttttgttgtagTCTTTAAAGGGGCAGGGGAAGCAATTAAAGGGATTTGCCTGTCAGTGCTGCAGTTTGGAGGGCTGTTTCTCAGAAAGGAAAGCATATTGAAGCTTCTCTGGATCTAGTGCCTACATagattttcagttttaattttGGGTAAGCCTTTTGTGTAAGTGTTATTAAACACGGTAAGATAAGCTGTTTTGATGCCTTTGATTTAAAATAAGGAAGCACTGTGGGACACTGGAAGCAAAGTCAGGTTCACGTAAAGGTCTAAAGATTCAAGTAAAGAGGGATGTTTTTAATATTATGTTTAATAGAGGCACCGTTTTTAATGCATTCAGGTCACCGtgcggaggaggtggagggaggaacagaggaaaTTAAAGGGCATTTCTTCAAAAAGGAGTTTAAAAGACAATTTgaaaaaaacagcctctttgTCAAAATGGTTTGTCCTTTAAGAAATGAGGGATCTGGTTTTTTATATACTATGATATACTTCTTATACGTCTTTAACATCACGAGATGGCGGAGACGGATGCGTCAAGGGCaagaaaatctttattttctcctttacGTCGCCATCTGGAATCTGCCGTTGATGCTGTtgacttcctcttctccttcggTCCTCTTACACTGGGAGCATAGAGCCAGCCGTGTCCACCAGTCTTCTCTATCTGGTCTGTCCTGGCACCATGCTGGGCTTGTTCATGGGTCACATTGCATGATTTAAGGTCTAAATTATCATGTGGTCCACAGTGTCAGAGGAAGAGACCACTGAAGGTCATGTGGAGGTCATTGCTGCCAGTCCTTCCAAAATCCAGTTGATATGATGGATCATTACAGGGAAAAGGACTTTTTTACAAAATTAGGAATCAGATATTAATGACAGAAAGGAGGTGGAAGGTGAAGCTGCAGTTTTAGAACCTTTTAACTGCTTTTTGGGGTGTCAGCAATAACCGCTtggctgttcctcctgcagtaCACGTCATTACTAGTCACCACAcaatttcagttttttaaatggGATTCTGTGTAACAATCAAAGAAATAACTCAGTTTGTCTTCCTCTATATTCTCTAGTTCCTTCAGAATGTGACCTGTCTCCTACTTAAACAGACTTTACTTTAAATTCTGCAAGACTAACTAAATTTAGCTGCACAAAGCAACTAATCACTAATCTAACACATCAGTGAGTCACAAGATGATTTCAAGATTTAAACTGTTTCGTTATCCCTGAAGAACATTTAGTCTAAACGTGTCTTTAACCCATGGAAGTTCCCGTCATTGTCCATTAAAATGTGTTCAGTTTACCTCAACCGTG is a window of Takifugu flavidus isolate HTHZ2018 chromosome 21, ASM371156v2, whole genome shotgun sequence DNA encoding:
- the med30 gene encoding mediator of RNA polymerase II transcription subunit 30 produces the protein MTTPPLVPPFGGQPPPPQPQQQAQAARDVNTASLCRIGQETVQDIVIRTMEIFQLLRNMQLPNGVTYHPNTHQDRLAKLQEHLRMLSVLFRKLRLVYDKCNENCAGMDPIPPEQLIPFVEEDASKHEDRSAAQSRPNEEKREIVEVNKKLKQKNQQLKQIMDQLRNLIWEINSMLAIRS